TTAAAGCTTCCTCAAAAGCCGATATAAATTTTTCAATTGGATAACCGATATCGTTAACATATTTTGAGGCTAATCCATAGGGATTTAATGCCCTTAGAAAAATACCATCAAATCCTAATTTGATATATTCATCAATAACAATATTTAACTTATCGATATTGTCTATGGTTGTAGTCATTAAAGCAGATATTCTATTGCGTGTTAGCATTTTTCTTGCCAATTCTAATTTTTCTATAAACAAATCATAGCTACTTTTACCATTGCGTAAGATTCTATTTTTATCATGTAGAAATTTATTACCGTCGAGAGAGGTTGATATCGCTATATTGTGATTATTTATAAAATTTATTTTTTCTTCATCCAATAAAGTTAAATTAGTGCAAATTACAAATTCAAGATTTTTTTTGTATTTTTTATTTAAAACTTCGGCATAGTCAACAGTTGAAACAATTGTGCTCCAGTTTAATAGAGGTTCTCCACCTTGAAATTCAATTTTAATATTTTGAGAGGGTGAATAAAAAATGTAATCAACCACTCTTCTTGCTGTTTCTGGACTCATATCGTATTTATAAGCTTCCTCCACTTCACTAGTAACCTGACAATACCTACATTTATGATTACAACGCAAAGTTATAACCATCATATGAAGAGACGTAAAATTCCTTAAAAAACTTTTTATAGATCTATATTTTGTAGACAATAACTCAATTGAAAGGTCAATATCATTATAATCAGACACTAATTGCCTACTATTTAAATCTTGATAAATGGCGCTTCTTTTGTCCAATTTGTAATTTATTAGATTATCAAAATCAGACGTTTTCAAAAAATAATAATCTCCAGCATCGTTAACAAGTAAAACATGTTCATTATCAAATAATTTAAAATTAAAAGGCATTACTATGTATTTACTCTTATTTTCATTCATTTATACTATCTTTCAAATTTTTAATGGGATTGAACGCCTGCTGAACTATTAAATTTTTTATATTTCCGTATCTTTTCTCTAAATCTAATCTAACTTGTTGATCTAGAACTTCATTACAAAAATCCTTTGCAATTTTTTCTAAATCAACCTTATCATTATCCTTCAATAACTGAAAATAAACGCCTATAGAATAATCATCTGTTGGTTCAATTATTATAGAACAAAGATTTGTAAATTTATAAGCAGCAGCAAAAACAGCTTCCTTTTCATAAAATTGTTTTTTTAATTCAATTAATAATTTATTTTCTTCGATTTGAACAATTATTTCTTTCATGGCTTTTTTCCTAATAAAAGCATTTACTGGTGCTATTCTAACAATCTATTCTACTAGAATCAACCCAACTCCATCAAGAAACAAAATTCATGATATTATTTTAAACATCATCTACAAGTAAATCAAACAATTCTAAGTTATTCTAAAAAATCACTCGCATTGTGCTAAATAATTATTTTTTAAGACTAAACACCTAATTACCCTTTGGGTAGGGCAACAGGAAGCATCTGTTGGTTTGTGAACCATCATATCAAGAAATATTTCAGGCTTGGAATGAATTTTCTTGACTTCAATTTTGTTTATTTGGCACCTGTCTTCAAATTCTATCGTATTTGTCTGCACAAGTTTATTTCCTTCCTGTATAATTGCAGTTAAAAAGTAAACTGCTCCGCTTACCCCTACATATTCAATAAAGACAACAATTGCATCTGGTTTTCCGTCTCCATTTATATCAGCAAATTTATATTTTGATATTTCAAAGTAAACATAATTGCTATTTAATGGCTCTCCTATAAATGCTTTTCCGTTTTTAAAAGTAATTCTTTTGTCTGTATCATAATTTATTACTGGGATTGTGTATGTAAAATTCTTAATTGTGCTTACAGTAATTTTTCCAGAAAAAATTTTAGTTGAATACTTTCGTTTATTGCAAATAGATTTATATATAGCATCAATCGTGGTTTCTGGGAGTATTTGTTTAAAACTAACATATTTGCTCCAATCCTTATTGTAAATAACATTTCCATTTTTGTCATAATCATACTTTGAAATTATTTCATAAGTTTGATTATCGCAATCAATAGATAATGATAAAAGTGTGTAATCGAAATTTTTAAAATTACTCGCCGATAAACCATAAACTTGTTGAATATCATCTTTATCATATTCAATAGTACACTTATTGTTTTGATCATAACCCACACAAGTCCAATCATCAGCTTCTGAATAGGATACATTAAAAAAACCAAATAAAAAGAAAACAAAAATAATCAAACCAACGGATTTATTAAATTTTTTCATAACAACCCCTCTTTATTGTTTATTACAAACAGCTTTGTATAATGCATCTCCTAAAGTATCAGGAACTATTGGAGAATAACTATCGCCCTGATTATCATGACTATTAATAACGTTTCCGTCTGTGTCGTAATCTGCAGATGATATTATTTTATAAGTTTGATTATCGCAATCAATATAGTATAAAACTGTTGTGTGAGAGAAATTATCAAAAGCTTTCACTGGCAAACCATCGCGTACACCTAATTCTATTTCTGTATTTTTAACTTTTTCTCCATA
This sequence is a window from Desulfurella sp.. Protein-coding genes within it:
- the hxsB gene encoding His-Xaa-Ser system radical SAM maturase HxsB, with the translated sequence MNENKSKYIVMPFNFKLFDNEHVLLVNDAGDYYFLKTSDFDNLINYKLDKRSAIYQDLNSRQLVSDYNDIDLSIELLSTKYRSIKSFLRNFTSLHMMVITLRCNHKCRYCQVTSEVEEAYKYDMSPETARRVVDYIFYSPSQNIKIEFQGGEPLLNWSTIVSTVDYAEVLNKKYKKNLEFVICTNLTLLDEEKINFINNHNIAISTSLDGNKFLHDKNRILRNGKSSYDLFIEKLELARKMLTRNRISALMTTTIDNIDKLNIVIDEYIKLGFDGIFLRALNPYGLASKYVNDIGYPIEKFISAFEEALNYIIEINIKGKRFIEYYTALLLKRILTPFGTGFVDLQSPSGAGIAGVIYDFNGDIYPADEARMLARMGDKHFLMGNVFKDKYIDIFNGEVISDIVKKSCLDAMPGCATCVYKTYCGADPIRNYLETKDIVGHRPSSNFCKKHMGLFDIILNKLKNNKEEEMNVFWSWISY
- the hxsD gene encoding His-Xaa-Ser system protein HxsD, which encodes MKEIIVQIEENKLLIELKKQFYEKEAVFAAAYKFTNLCSIIIEPTDDYSIGVYFQLLKDNDKVDLEKIAKDFCNEVLDQQVRLDLEKRYGNIKNLIVQQAFNPIKNLKDSINE